The following proteins are co-located in the Shouchella hunanensis genome:
- a CDS encoding ABC transporter substrate-binding protein encodes MNWKQSMMMLGACVLASCSNHTSAQVEEGIPVLRYQGTANTVMPWELADDLGYMNGIKLEWIGDGTSGPESIQATMTGDVEFGGAFNGAILQLQYAGAGVTSVIHYYGSDEETYAGYYVLEDSPIKEADDLIGGNVGVNTLGAHHEFSTVEYARQNGLTKSQVDDIGRIIIPPASGEQALRSGQLEVTTLSGIIRDKALETGGLRPLFKDIDLFGPFNAGSIVFRDDYIEEQPEAVEVFVSGMARAIEWMKENEAEVVRERMRTIVETRGRNEQTDLIDYWKSSGIESPGGAIRQIDFERWEDWLVEEGRMSKGETQMDEVYTNRFNPYLNELEEGSE; translated from the coding sequence TTGAATTGGAAACAATCGATGATGATGTTGGGGGCCTGCGTCTTAGCTTCTTGTTCAAACCATACGAGTGCCCAAGTGGAAGAAGGAATTCCTGTTCTTCGTTACCAAGGAACAGCAAATACTGTCATGCCGTGGGAACTCGCTGATGACCTAGGTTATATGAATGGAATCAAGTTGGAATGGATTGGTGATGGAACGAGTGGACCGGAGAGTATTCAAGCAACGATGACAGGGGATGTAGAGTTTGGTGGAGCGTTTAACGGTGCCATCCTTCAGCTACAATATGCAGGGGCTGGTGTGACATCGGTCATTCATTATTACGGGTCCGATGAAGAAACGTATGCAGGATACTATGTCTTGGAAGATAGCCCGATTAAAGAAGCGGACGATTTAATCGGTGGAAATGTTGGTGTTAATACGTTAGGTGCCCATCATGAATTTTCAACAGTAGAGTATGCGCGACAGAATGGATTAACGAAAAGTCAGGTCGATGACATCGGTCGAATCATTATCCCTCCTGCGTCAGGTGAACAGGCGCTGCGTTCTGGGCAGTTGGAAGTAACGACGTTGAGCGGTATTATTCGAGATAAAGCATTGGAAACAGGAGGTTTGCGCCCGCTCTTCAAAGATATCGATTTATTTGGTCCATTTAATGCTGGGAGTATCGTCTTTAGAGATGATTACATAGAAGAACAGCCCGAGGCGGTCGAGGTATTTGTCAGTGGAATGGCAAGAGCCATTGAATGGATGAAAGAGAATGAAGCAGAAGTTGTGCGGGAACGAATGCGAACTATCGTTGAAACAAGAGGTCGAAATGAACAAACGGATTTAATTGACTACTGGAAAAGCAGTGGAATCGAATCTCCTGGAGGTGCGATTCGTCAGATTGATTTTGAGCGATGGGAAGATTGGTTAGTCGAAGAGGGGCGAATGTCAAAAGGTGAAACACAAATGGATGAGGTGTATACCAATCGGTTTAATCCATACCTGAACGAATTAGAGGAAGGAAGTGAATGA
- a CDS encoding ABC transporter ATP-binding protein, with protein MAIKVDNLTHQFKGNRNETVTAISNLSLSVEKGEFFVIVGPSGCGKSTLLDLLAGLQLPTQGRIVVNGKQVSKPSLTRGFVFQQYALLPWRTTIENVAIGLEELGLKRKERLAKAASYIELVGLKGFEETYPHQLSGGMKQRVAIARSLAYDPEVLLMDEPFGALDAQTRESLQLELLEIWRKTNKTIVFITHSIDEAIVLGQRVAVMSQRPGRISHIVDTPLFETKKKEDPRSLPAFAMHRQNVWNLLHGEEEVYAWNE; from the coding sequence ATCGCAATTAAAGTAGATAACTTGACTCATCAATTTAAAGGAAACCGAAACGAGACCGTGACCGCCATTTCAAACTTAAGCCTGTCTGTTGAGAAAGGAGAATTCTTTGTTATAGTCGGCCCGAGCGGGTGTGGCAAATCGACCTTGCTTGATTTGCTTGCTGGGTTACAGCTACCTACTCAAGGGCGCATCGTTGTAAATGGAAAGCAGGTGTCTAAACCGAGTTTAACTCGGGGGTTTGTGTTTCAACAATATGCCCTATTGCCATGGAGAACAACAATTGAAAATGTAGCCATTGGCTTAGAAGAATTAGGGTTAAAGCGAAAAGAACGTCTTGCCAAGGCGGCTTCGTATATTGAACTTGTCGGGTTAAAAGGGTTTGAAGAGACGTATCCCCATCAGTTATCGGGAGGAATGAAGCAACGGGTTGCCATTGCACGAAGCTTAGCCTATGACCCCGAGGTTCTTCTCATGGATGAACCATTTGGAGCACTTGATGCCCAAACACGAGAAAGTCTCCAATTAGAGTTACTGGAGATTTGGAGGAAAACGAATAAAACGATTGTATTTATTACACACAGCATTGACGAAGCAATTGTCCTCGGTCAACGTGTCGCGGTAATGAGTCAAAGACCTGGAAGAATCTCACATATTGTGGATACACCATTATTTGAAACGAAAAAAAAGGAAGACCCCCGTTCATTACCAGCATTTGCTATGCATAGACAAAACGTATGGAACTTGCTACATGGAGAGGAGGAGGTGTATGCATGGAACGAATAA
- a CDS encoding ABC transporter permease: MERITHVPEANRQWSARFNRYAFQSLSFLKSITAIALFFLLWEIAPRMGMVDAVFMPPFSTVLASGFELALNGQLFSHISASFTRSIIGFLVGMIIAIPLGLVIGWFTTFSKWLTPLLELFRNTAALAVLPVFILLLGIGELSKVTVVIYACFFPILISTISAVRHVDPLYIKAGKSLALTPYRLFMKIILPASVPTIFVGLRLAAASSILVLVAAEMIGAKAGLGYLIISSQHTFQIPHMYVGILTISIIGLGVNALLVFIEKKLLHWK, from the coding sequence ATGGAACGAATAACCCATGTGCCTGAAGCAAATCGGCAGTGGTCAGCGCGGTTTAACCGTTATGCTTTCCAGAGTCTATCATTTCTTAAGTCCATAACAGCCATTGCACTTTTCTTTTTGTTATGGGAAATCGCCCCTCGAATGGGTATGGTTGATGCTGTTTTTATGCCACCTTTCTCTACTGTTCTGGCAAGTGGCTTCGAGTTAGCTTTAAATGGGCAGTTGTTTTCACACATTAGTGCTAGCTTTACGCGGTCGATCATTGGATTTTTAGTAGGAATGATCATTGCGATTCCTCTTGGACTAGTAATTGGGTGGTTTACGACGTTTAGTAAATGGTTAACGCCCCTTTTAGAATTGTTTCGTAATACAGCAGCGCTAGCGGTGTTACCTGTTTTCATCTTGTTGCTTGGAATAGGGGAACTCTCTAAAGTCACTGTTGTCATCTACGCATGTTTCTTTCCTATTCTCATTAGTACCATTAGTGCCGTTCGACATGTTGACCCTTTATATATAAAAGCAGGGAAATCGTTAGCGTTAACGCCTTACCGCTTGTTCATGAAGATAATCTTGCCAGCATCTGTACCAACGATTTTTGTCGGTCTTCGCCTGGCAGCAGCGTCATCTATTTTAGTTTTAGTTGCTGCGGAAATGATTGGAGCCAAAGCAGGGTTGGGTTATTTGATTATTAGCAGTCAACATACATTTCAGATTCCACATATGTATGTGGGCATCCTGACCATCTCTATTATCGGTTTAGGGGTAAACGCGCTTCTTGTTTTTATTGAGAAAAAACTGTTGCATTGGAAATGA
- a CDS encoding N-acetylmuramoyl-L-alanine amidase — MRFLKTVTALSIIVLLLFMTYEQVSASTNVGVVQSDAPLNVRDLPSEEGSIIGKLEPGNKIEYFNTSTDWVKITYAGQVGYVSKAFISGATSTEATSTTGHVETKTGVIASTGGLNVRSGPQQSESVLGQLANGTQIDYIDLGNDWAQITYNGAIGFIHTHYIQSMVTSPTVTPIVNKPTAKQGFKVVLDAGHGGYDSGAVANGLLEKHVVKAYKDELKRTLAADGIEVIETRTGDEFVSLSSRVNQANQAQADLFLSIHANSFADPNVRGFETHYYQSSKEASVINKEIRRLNSGYTRGIYQSNFQVLRDSNVPAVLIEVGYLTNADDAYRMQTNQHQQEVSEAVRRAVQQLK, encoded by the coding sequence ATGCGTTTTTTAAAAACAGTGACAGCCCTATCGATTATTGTCTTACTCCTGTTTATGACGTATGAACAAGTGAGCGCGTCCACAAACGTTGGTGTCGTTCAAAGTGATGCGCCATTAAACGTAAGGGATCTTCCTTCTGAAGAAGGTTCCATCATTGGGAAGCTCGAACCTGGAAATAAAATTGAATATTTTAACACGTCAACAGACTGGGTTAAAATCACGTATGCTGGACAAGTTGGCTATGTAAGTAAAGCATTTATTAGTGGCGCAACAAGTACAGAGGCAACGTCAACAACAGGGCATGTGGAGACGAAGACAGGTGTGATCGCCTCAACGGGTGGACTAAATGTTCGGTCTGGACCACAACAATCGGAAAGCGTTCTTGGGCAGTTGGCAAATGGTACACAAATTGATTACATTGACTTAGGGAATGACTGGGCGCAAATAACCTATAACGGGGCAATTGGATTTATACATACTCATTACATACAATCTATGGTTACGTCACCTACAGTTACTCCTATTGTTAATAAGCCAACAGCTAAACAAGGGTTTAAAGTCGTACTTGACGCTGGACATGGCGGTTATGATTCGGGTGCCGTTGCAAATGGCCTCTTAGAAAAGCATGTAGTAAAAGCGTATAAGGATGAGCTAAAGCGAACGTTAGCAGCAGATGGCATTGAAGTTATTGAAACGCGAACAGGTGATGAGTTTGTTTCCCTTTCGAGTCGAGTGAACCAAGCAAATCAAGCGCAAGCAGATTTGTTTCTTAGCATTCATGCTAATAGTTTTGCCGATCCGAATGTTCGTGGTTTTGAGACTCATTACTACCAATCTAGTAAAGAGGCAAGCGTTATTAATAAGGAGATTCGCCGATTAAACTCTGGTTATACAAGAGGAATCTATCAGTCTAATTTCCAAGTTCTTCGCGATTCAAATGTTCCAGCTGTTTTAATTGAAGTTGGTTACTTAACAAATGCTGATGATGCCTACCGTATGCAAACCAATCAGCATCAACAAGAAGTAAGTGAAGCCGTTCGACGTGCGGTGCAACAATTAAAATAA